A genomic window from Papaver somniferum cultivar HN1 unplaced genomic scaffold, ASM357369v1 unplaced-scaffold_15, whole genome shotgun sequence includes:
- the LOC113335710 gene encoding uncharacterized protein LOC113335710 yields the protein MPYLNATIEKIWETITFMEEIPAPPNAGNEPPPGRRNREFCAYHRFHGHTTNNCRDIKKVILRMIDQGKLDHFLVHQHQNLPPPPPEGRTQGSETGRNTYLIEVGAKAKNLYCNSTIYSFKNIEDFHDNILSRVYTRDSDGREILNLAKVSPLKDWKKQLISFNTEEVPRGGEPHESPLVVKLEINPTAKTDEDEEEDAYTWDINKILIYPGSSVDILFYHAYKTMGGRDEELIPSTYKIYESPHNTLIGRPWLHGILGVASTFHRCIKFPLPQGAGIIRGDPNEGTACHEIDIDKCEERSSKRRNWKQQIKECQRAERLMVDVVNKENEITLNAA from the exons ATGCCGTATCTAAATGCTACAATAGAAAAAATATGGGAAACTATAACTTTTATGGAAGAAATACCAGCACCACCAAATGCGGGAAATGAGCCACCACCAGGGAGGAGAAATAGAGAATTTTGTGCTTATCATCGCTTCCATGGTCATACAACAAATAATTGTAGGGACATAAAGAAAGTCATACTgcgaatgatagatcaaggaaagttGGATCACTTTCTGGTACATCAACATCAgaatctaccaccaccacctccagaaGGTCGCACACAAGGCTCAGAGACAGGAAGAAATACATATTTGATAGAGGTGGGTGCGAAGGCGAAGAATCTATATTGTAATTCGACAATATATTCGTTTAAGAACATAGAAGACTTTCATGATAATATCTTGAGCAGAGTTTACACGAGGGATAGTGATGGAAGAGAGATATTGAATCTTGCGAAAGTATCTCCCTTAAAAGACTGGAAGAAGCAACTTATTTCCTTTAACACAGAAGAAGTACCTAGAGGTGGAGAACCGCACGAAAGTCCTTTAGTGGTAAAGTTGGAAATCAACCCAACAGCAAaaactgatgaagatgaagaggaagacgCGTATACATGGGATATTAACAAAATACTAATATATCCTGGTAGTTCGGTGGACATCTTATTTTACCATGCATACAAAACTATGGGTGGTCGAGATGAAGAGCTTATTCCCTCTACTTATAAGATATACG aatcacctcacaatacttTGATTGGAAGACCGTGGTTGCATGGTATTCTAGGGgtggcttcaactttccaccgATGCATCAAGTTTCCTCTTCCTCAAGGTGCAGGAATAATAAGAGGAGATCCAAATGAAGGAACAGCATGCCATGAGATTGACATTGACAAATGTGAAGAGCGCTCCAGCAAGCGAAGAAACTGGAAACAGCAGATTAAAGAATGTCAGCGAGCTGAAAGGTTGATGGTAGATGTTGTAAACAAAGAGAATGAGATAACACTTAATGCTGCATAA